The following are encoded in a window of Capsicum annuum cultivar UCD-10X-F1 unplaced genomic scaffold, UCD10Xv1.1 ctg59212, whole genome shotgun sequence genomic DNA:
- the LOC124893417 gene encoding uncharacterized protein LOC124893417, whose translation METKPIQSLTKDITRACLIEKVLPAIRAKWPASDSNNPIFLQQDNVRPHIGNNDLEFIEATRQDEFDIRLCFQPLNSQDLNVLDLGFYRAIQSLQHQKAPKNVDELVEAVERSFVERKAKQISHVFHTLQSCMIEVMKDSGGNNYKVPHLNKNELEREENIPLQLHCDIDIVKKDLALLQQ comes from the coding sequence ATGGAAACAAAGCCCATTCAGTCATTAACTAAAGATATCACTAGAGCTTGCTTGATAGAGAAAGTTCTTCCTGCTATTAGAGCAAAATGGCCAGCTTCTGATTCAAATAATCCTATATTTTTACAACAAGATAATGTAAGGCCACATATTGGTAACAATGATTTGGAATTTATTGAAGCTACCCGACAAGATGAATTTGACATTAGATTGTGTTTTCAACCATTGAACAGTCAAGATTTAAATGTTCTAGATCTTGGTTTTTATAGAGCAATCCAAAGTCTTCAACATCAAAAGGCCCCTAAAAATGTTGATGAATTAGTGGAAGCAGTGGAAAGATCTTTTGTTGAAAGGAAAGCGAAACAAATTAGTCATGTATTTCATACTTTACAATCTTGTATGATTGAGGTGATGAAAGATAGTGGCGGCAATAATTACAAAGTGCCTCATTTGAACAAAAATGAActagaaagagaagaaaacattCCTCTCCAACttcattgtgatattgatatcgTCAAAAAAGATTTGGCTCTACTTCAACAATGA